TTGAATACTCTTAATCTTAATTTTAGATAGATCATAAACACATCAAAATAAGCAATCCTAAATTCTCCATCGGTAGTGATAGTCAGCATGTATTGTATCATGATTATGTGTAGTATTCATACACTATTACAATCACTGTTAACAatagttaaaaattgatttatagTGATTTTGGCGATCCATCAAGTATGGGGCATAGGCATTTATACAATCCTCACTACATGCCCGAAACTGAGAATGATCAGAGCTGGAACTTATCGGAACATACCTATATGCATACTGGTATTAATCTTAAAAACAAGTTAAATTACAACTAACTCACCTTGTAAAATTGTCATttgttaattttaattaataaattttgTTTGTTGTTTATATTTCTAATTTGTAGCAAGAAACGGGGCTGGTGGAAGCAGTTCTATTATATATCCCTCAGATAATATGTCAATCGATGGATCACAATACACTCACTGTACACACGCTCCGTTAACAAGTGGCTTTTCGCCTTTGCCTCACAATATGCAGATCCCAAACTATCAACAAAACGTTGCGGGCCCATCAGATCTTTCTATGCATACATATGTATCACCCGAAGACTATACAAATCAAGCCTCTTCTTCTAATTACAATGGAAATCCGTTTAATGAAGAAGATTTATTCGATATTAGTGTCGGTAATGGAAGAGTACAATATAAACGTAAAAGCCCGGGTATTAACGATGGTGCTGGTAGTTCGTCTGATCTTAACATGATCAATGAAGCATGGGACCCAACTAGGGAACCGAATTTTTTTCACGCACCTTGGGATTATCATATGGCAAACGCAAATGGTCTGATGATCGGTGGGGATAGTTCTATTAGGAATGTGAGAAGTAGGTCTACGTTTGATATGGAAACTGAATCTTCAAGGACTAACGTCGCAAACAATTTGTCACGTGAGTATTATACAACTAGCCGACCAATGGATGATTATTTGTGCCAGAGTTCGAATCATTTGAATCAACCCATGATGCCTTCTGCTGCTCATGGTAACGTTTTTTTCACTGATCATTACAATTACAATGTATCACTGTAAGAAACTTTTTTAAATatacagtaatattattattattattatttttttttttttttttttttttttttgaattacaGATTATGAATTGAACCCGTTTCTTGATGGAAGTAGTAATCCTGGCTCTTCAGTAATAATTGGGCAACAAAATAACAATCCCGCAAGCAGAAGCAGTCATACGTTGGTGCAATCTGTTAGAGGGGTTCGAAGTAACTTTGGTCAAAGGCCAGGGTCAACATTCAGGGTGTCGTCTAGCAACTTACAGTTGGGTAACACGTCATTAACAGATGAAGGGTTGCATTTAGCTTCTAGTAGTTATTCATCGCATCATCGGAGACCTTCATCTTCACGCGCAAGGATGTCAAGCGAAAGATACCGATCTTTATCCGGTGTAAATTTTCATGATCGAACGCCGCCACAAGTATGTCCACATTATTTATTGTTTATATTTCATACTAATTATATTCGTCGTtaagaaaagaaaagaaattacatacttttaacatttttttttatcacGTGTCTGTTTGCAGGGTCTTATGATTGTGGATCGTTCGGGTATTTATGGATCCAGAAATCCATTCGATCAGCATCGTGACATGAGACTTGACATAGATGACATGAGCTACGAGGTTGGCAATTTTTTATgttttatttcatatatatatatatatatatatatatattttaatatcctTTTCATTCTCTAACTAATGAAAACACAGGAGCTACTTGCACTTGGAGAACGAATCGGAAGTGTCGATACCGGCATACCCGAGCATCTTTTCTCGAAATGTGTGCAAGAATCGATATACTGCTCTTCAGATCAGATACAAGACGAAGTAAACTGCGTCATCTGTCTGGTGAGGTTCAATGGTTGATACGTTCACATTATATTCACTTCAGTTATTTGTTATTTACTAAATTGGACTCGATATGGGCTGATTTGCAGGAAGAGTATGCAAATATGGATGATATCGGGATGTTAAGAGTTTGCGGTCATGATTTTCATGTTGGTTGCATCAGAAAATGGCTGTCAATGAAGAACCTGTGCCCCATCTGCAAAGCAGAACCAATGAAACAGTAATAACTTGTAAGACCTTGTTTCgttcttgtaaatatatatgtataaaaaggATCCTCGAAATCGAGGAAAATGGTGAATATCAATAATTTGGTAAACATTATGCATCCATGACAATCATGATGCTGTGCCCCTGGTAAATTATTGgggttgtatatgtatatatttatattaattaataactaatttaatatatttagtgttCATTTGAATTTGAATTTGGAAGGTTCATCGTGCGTGAGTTGGAGGTTCATTTGAATTCAGAAAGGATTGGCTTGACCGAATCTAGGGCTATATACAAATCGAATAGACATGAATAGGGCTAGATCTTTAAGGATTTATTTACCAAATAAATAATTGAACACATAAAATTTGATGCATAAACCTCTAATATCAATAAGAATCAAAATCATCAatcacctataaaaaggtaaaaagGTAAAAAGGTTTTCCTGTTCGGAGTCATTGACTGGTTAAACACATTCATTGAACATCTTTGTTAAAATCTAACTAGTTATCAATCACTTGGAGTCATCTTTTGTCTGTAAAGTTATGAATTTAACTAGTTGGATTCTGGCAAATATTGATTGAAGGCATGACGTGACATTAGGGTGACCTAAacgaatattcaaataaatatatttatatttattattatttatataaggcCTAATATGTGTGCAGTTGCCACACTGAAAGTTCCACTTAAGAAAGCCAGCAGAAATGCATTTCgcataaaaacttaaaaaaaagaaaaaaaaaaagaataggAAGTATTAATAATCCAAAGAAATAAATCAACGACAAAATTACTCATTTCATCCCTGTGTTTTCTACTTTTAGCCCGTTTCACCCTTTATTTTATTTTCTGCATGTTTCATCCTTAAAATCATTTTAAAGTCCCAGTTTTATCCCTGACCTTAACGAAGGTTAACTGAATCTGTCAAACTATTCACAAGGACTATCCACATAATCTTCAACTAATTAAACTACAAAAATGAATTCACGGGGACTAAACGGTGTGTCAAAAATTGATTGTATAACGTAAGTAAACGCCACCTTCTAATTACCCAATAACTCAGCTATGGCAAAGCTTCATCATATATCTCTACAAGACGTGCAAATAACAAAAGGGACATTACCTCTTGACTCAGCTAGTAAGCCTCATCAGTGGACTTCACATTTGTAGTCGAGCCCTGTTTCTAAATTCTAATCACGTATATTTATATAAATCACAAAAAATGAAATCCAAACGCTGTGTTATATAATTTTCAACACAAGGTCAGATTATAATCTaaacattactcaaccagacaacaACCACCAATAACATATGAGAATGTACATTAGACCAATGTGTATAGTCTCAATCTTTCCTCCAGCTACATCAATACTGCTATTCATTAAAGCATTTGATACAACTTCATTTTCTTAATTTCGTTTGATTCAACTTAATATTTTGACTTGAAATCCACCCTACAATACAAGGTGTACCATTGCTAGAAACCTCTGCAAGTATCGCCCCAACTTAGATCTACTCAATAATATATCATGTTTTTTGCAAAATGCCAAGCCTTCTCTAAATGTTATATATCATGCAATTTGGTTTTAAAAAATCTATAAACAACACCGATTCAACATACTGCTTTCGTTTACAGAATTGGATCATTCGTTTACTACTTACGTTATGCAATCAATTTTTGACACACCTTTTAGTCCATGTGAATTGATTTTTGTAGCTTAATTAGTTGAAGATTACGTAGATAGTCCCTATAAATAGTTTTAAAGGACTCAGTTAACGTTCGTTAGGGTGAAGGATGAAATTgggactttaaaatgcttttaaggatgaaaaatacagaaaataaaatacAGGGATGAAACGGGCAAAAAGTGTAAAATACAGGGACGAAATGGACAATTTTGTCTAaatcaacaacaacaatactcaatcccacgaatgtagggtataggggaggtggagtgtagacaatcattcctcgtaccctagattagaaggaagttgctactccacccgcgggtatagaacctgcgactagataagatcgtccctccctctactctagagccaagagattgcttcctaaaggacctccggccagaaatgcTCACCAAAATGAAATAGTGAGGGCATAAAATAAATAAAGTGTTATATCTGATACTCCGTATCAAATAGTTTGACATAGTAAATTTTAAACACATACAACATTACAACCATGCAAATTACTTTGGTTAAAAATGTCAAACTATTGCAAAGTTCGTAACCTCAGCTTATTAGCAGCACCAAGTATTTATTTGTAAATTTATGCGAAAGTCTAAAAATCCACAAAAACTCGGGTGTGGGTCAACCAAGCCCTTTTAATTTTGACCCACACTTGAGGTTTCCGGATTGACATGTTGTCCAGAACGTTCAACTAAATCATTTTTCTACTTCGGAGAAATATGAACCTGAAAGAGTATGAAATGAATGAGATAGAGCAGGATCTGAGGGCGGTTGAACCAACAAAGGTTGTTCGTTGGCTGAACCAACGGTGTACACTTGATTGCTGCTCCCGTTTCTTTGAATCCCCAAACCCATCTTGGTTATGATAACCTGTAGTTTTGTCCCAACCAGAAGGACAATATGAATTAAACCAAGTGTCGGATTAGTCATTTTCGAGGCTTTTTAAGGAGTTAGCGGAAATCCGAGAAGAGTTCATGTAAATTTTTTCACGTGACTACGATCTTCCCTAGTTCAATGACCAACCATGCCAAAAAAAAAACCCTGACCCAAATGCTAATAATCGTGAAAGTTTCATGTGAACATCTGTTTCTAGACCCGTTTGGATGGTTTTAAATAAGGAGGTAAGATTCTAGAATAAAAATTCGAAAATTATTCTTACACCACCAAAACTGCTATAGAGAGTTGTACTGTACGATATTATAATATAGAGAGTTGTACTGTACGATATTATAATGCATGTTTGGTGGTGTAGGGATAATTTTAGTGATGTACGAATCATTATCCAAATTCAATGGGTTatctatacaatacaatttgagcAGTATTTTATAGTTTTTCTTCCTAAATAATTGTTTACTTCAAGAAAATcaataattttaaaaaaatatattgggTCCGATATTTAAATATAGTGGTGTTATATATAATTTGAATggtaatttattaaaaaaaaaaaaaaaaaattaaaactagtGGACCCCACTGCCTCTAAGGTAAATTCGACACTGTAATATATGCGTGAAAGGTTTTGGTGTTCCATATTCAAGAAACATAAAGGAAAAACCGACTCTCATACAGTCCTCACCAACCGATCCAGGTTTAAGCAATCGGTTAAGTATGAGCATTTGAGAGCTTTGGTTACTTCACTTATATTTCTATTAAGCACAATTAGAATTTTCACAATGAAAGTTCATAATTAACCCTGACTAACAATATTTATACCATCGGTGCTTGTAGCATGATTTTTCatactagtaatatttatatttatatttataactaaaatATTGATCCTAAAAGTTTTGATCGGTATCAGTTCAACAAAAAATAGGTATTTGTAATTAGTTATTACTCCATATCTATGTTTCTATTCAAATTctataataatgatgtcattattgggctaattcttttgttaaaaaaatcaaaaaacaaaagaaaaaaaatccaaacatggtgggtgatgtcattaatctaaataattttgaattaaaattaaatcttattaattaattattattgttaaatcttattaataaatatttttaattattaaaattaaataattttaaataattttagttaattattttaaaatcctataatgataatgtcattattaggataattcttttgttaaaaaaatcaaaaaacaaaagaaataaatctaagcatggtgggtgat
The window above is part of the Rutidosis leptorrhynchoides isolate AG116_Rl617_1_P2 chromosome 1, CSIRO_AGI_Rlap_v1, whole genome shotgun sequence genome. Proteins encoded here:
- the LOC139865600 gene encoding uncharacterized protein → MGHRHLYNPHYMPETENDQSWNLSEHTYMHTARNGAGGSSSIIYPSDNMSIDGSQYTHCTHAPLTSGFSPLPHNMQIPNYQQNVAGPSDLSMHTYVSPEDYTNQASSSNYNGNPFNEEDLFDISVGNGRVQYKRKSPGINDGAGSSSDLNMINEAWDPTREPNFFHAPWDYHMANANGLMIGGDSSIRNVRSRSTFDMETESSRTNVANNLSREYYTTSRPMDDYLCQSSNHLNQPMMPSAAHDYELNPFLDGSSNPGSSVIIGQQNNNPASRSSHTLVQSVRGVRSNFGQRPGSTFRVSSSNLQLGNTSLTDEGLHLASSSYSSHHRRPSSSRARMSSERYRSLSGVNFHDRTPPQGLMIVDRSGIYGSRNPFDQHRDMRLDIDDMSYEELLALGERIGSVDTGIPEHLFSKCVQESIYCSSDQIQDEVNCVICLEEYANMDDIGMLRVCGHDFHVGCIRKWLSMKNLCPICKAEPMKQ